TACATTTTCTACTGTTTGCAGACACATGTTCCGATAGGTGGTGTCTGTTAAGCTTCCCGTGTGGGGTGTGATAACTGTTTTAGGATGAGTGAGCAGCGGGCAGTTTTTGCCGGGCGGTTCAACAGCCAGTACATCGGCAGCAAAACCGGCTATTTTACCCTGGTTTAATGCTTTTAACAGTGCATCTTGATCGATAACAGCACCACGGGCCGTATTAATCAGAAAGCTGCCCGGTTTCATCATCCCAAGCTCTTTTTCACCCAGCAGGTTCCTGGTTTCTTCCAGAAGAGGCAGGTGAATGGAGATAATATCAGATCGTTTCAGAACTTCTTCAAGCGAATAGGAATCTGACCTGGTTTGCGCGGGAAATTCATTCCAGAAAATCACGTTCATTCCAAAGGCTTTTGCGAGGCGGGCAACGCGACTTCCGATATTACCAGTACCTAAGATTCCAAGGGTTTTGCCATGTATCTCATCGCCACTGTACTGATTTCGAAACTCCCAGTTATTCTGCTTTACCTCCGAAACTGTTTTCCATGTATTTCTCACGAGCATCAGCATCAATGCAAGCGTGTGTTCAGCCATTGTATCTGAATTAGAACCAGGTGCATTCACAACTTTGATGTTTCGTGTTGTAGCTTCATCTACATCAATATTATCCAATCCAACCCCGCAGCGGGCAACTACTTTTAAGTCAGGATATTTTTCGATTAATACCCGATCCACCCGCCCTTTCCCTCTGGTGATAATAGCCTGTACAGATTCATTTCCTGTTATTTTCAGGGGATCAGTTTCGTTGAATGCCTCAAAAACGGCGGCTTGTTTTCGCAGTTTTGAATCAGCTTCAGCGGCGATGGTCTCAAGAAGCAGAACGTTTTTTTTCATACGTTTTATACCGGATTCTGAGAATCTGAAAGACCCTCACTATTCCTTTTTAGTTCTTTTCTGTTTACTTTTTTTTGTGATAGAGAGTGGCGTTATCACTTTTTAATCCCCGATTATCTTCTCTGTTTGATTTATACAGCCCTTCTCCGAAAAGTGAATCCTCGAAAATTTCAGGGTCAATCTGGGCTTCCGGATCTGATGAAAGTTCTACAAGATTTCCGGATGGATCACGAACGAACATCTGCATCGCACCATCGGGAAGGCGCCGAACTTTCCCCCACGGTTCCACATCAACAACCTGGAGCTCCTTCATCCGTTTAAATATCGCATTAAAATCATCTACCTGTAGACAAAGGTGGCCCCGAAAGGACGTCGTATCCTCCCACTCGGTAAGATGAAGCTGCTGATCATCATTGATAATGAAAAACTGGGCCGGATAATCAAAATTGAACGCAGGAAGAGGTTCAAGGCCTAATTCCTTTTCATAAAATTCAGTTGCCTTTTCCAGGTTATCCACGATAAGCGTGACATGATTAATTTTTACTGCTTTTGCCATGATGCGTCCGGTTTTTGAGTTGTATGTATGGTGATACTAAATATTTACATTTTTGCCCTATAATAACAGAATCACAAAAATGAGGGTTCTTTTTTTCGCTTTAAATCCGTTAAACGGTCTGACTGTATTCCCGGATGAAATCCCAGTTCGGTGTCAGGCCCAGTCCGGGTTTTTCAGGTGCACTAATTGTCCCGTCCGAAACTTCGATCGATTCCTCTACCAATTCGTACATCATTGGATTTCCACCCAGAGAAAATTCGATGATGGTGGCTGATGGAGATGCAAAAGCTGCGTGAACACCGGCCATAAATGAAAATGCGGATCCCCAGCAGTGAGGCGCCAGTTCAAGCTGAAAAACACTGGCAAGATGTGCTGTTTTCATAGTTTCCGAAATTCCTCCAATAATGGCGGCATCGGGTTGTACGACATCAATGGCTCTAAGCTGAATCAGATCCCGAATATCAAAGCTTGTATATTCACTTTCTCCGGCAGCAATAGGAATGGTTGTTGAAGCTCTCACTTCGGCTGTCCCTTTTGGGTTGTCGGGGCTGACCGGCTCTTCGAACCAATAAAGGTTACAATCTTCCACCCTGCGGCAAAATTGTTTTGCCTCGGGGACACTAAAGGTCCCGTGTGCATCCGTCATAATCTTGACTTCAGGCCCCACTGCTTCCCGTGCAGCTTCAACCCGTTTCACACTGTTATTAACCGTATTATCCATCACACCAACCCGCATCTTTACAGCTTGAAATCCCCTGGACACATAGCCGCCAAGCTGTTCTCCGATCTGGTCTGCATCAGCCCAGCCGCCGCTGGCATAAGCCGGCATAGAATCCCGGCATGATCCCCCAAGAATTTCAACGATTGGTTTTTCAAGTGATTTTCCTTTCAGGTCCCAGAGTGCGGTATCAATTCCGCTGATTGCCGAAATGGTGGTTCCCCTGCGGCCAAGAATTGGGAATTTTCTGCCTCTCGAAAGCGCATAGTGATCTCTTGTACCATTATAGAGATGTTCCCAGATACGAGTGATATTCCGGGCATCTTTACCCACCAACAACGGTTTGAGTTCATTCTCAACACAACTCACAATGGATGCACAAACTCCTGAAGAGCCCACTGCAGCTTTAGCTTCTCCAAATCCCTTTAGACCGCTTTTCGTGGTAACTACGATTAACGTCATATCAAAGTGAGTCAGCAGTCCATAATCTGAAATATGCTGTTTGGATTCTGCAATAGGGCACTGAAGCCAAAAAGCTTCTACATTGGTTATGATCATATTACCGGCAATTTATAAATGGGGTAAAGTTTAGAGTTCAGATTATCGAATGAGCGGCAAAAGGGTTTCAGCTGATTTTCGGGTCAGTTCAGTATAAAATGATTCAGTAATTGAGGAGCTTCCGTGATCTTCAATAAATTTTTTCTGTTCGGCCGTCAGACCCACGGGATTTTCCTCAATCATATCAGGATAAAGATTAGCGGGTGTGCGGTCAACCGGCGGGCAAAATTCCACCGAAAGTGCCTCATCGTAATCAATCTCTTTTAGAGTTTCTATTATTTTGGGCCAGTTGAGCGTACCCATTCCCGGGGCAAACCTGTTATTGTCTGCAACATGAAATCCATTAAGCCTTCCTTTGGTGCGCCGGATGGCTTCAAACATATCATCTTCTTCCAGGTTCATATGAAATACATCCAGGCAGACGCCGCAATTGGGCCCGATTTCTTTCGCTAAAGCCAGTGCCTGGTCGCCGCGGTTTATGAAATAGGTTTCAAACCGGTTGATGGGTTCAATACCAATCAAAACTTCCATCGATTCAGAATATTCATAAATCTCTTTCATGGCACCCACAGCCCACTCCCACTCTTCTTCAGGAGTGCCGTCAGGTACCAGTTTGCCTACAGTTCCGGGAACAAGGGCAATCATCTGGCCACCCAGTTCATGCACCATGCGGATCACGTCTTTCACATACTGGATAGACGCCGCACGCTGATTTTCATCCCTTGCCAGGAGGTTTCTCTGTTCCATCATCAGCGTAACCGAACCCCAGCAGGAGATCCCATGATCCTTCAGTA
This portion of the Rhodohalobacter sp. SW132 genome encodes:
- a CDS encoding 2-hydroxyacid dehydrogenase — translated: MKKNVLLLETIAAEADSKLRKQAAVFEAFNETDPLKITGNESVQAIITRGKGRVDRVLIEKYPDLKVVARCGVGLDNIDVDEATTRNIKVVNAPGSNSDTMAEHTLALMLMLVRNTWKTVSEVKQNNWEFRNQYSGDEIHGKTLGILGTGNIGSRVARLAKAFGMNVIFWNEFPAQTRSDSYSLEEVLKRSDIISIHLPLLEETRNLLGEKELGMMKPGSFLINTARGAVIDQDALLKALNQGKIAGFAADVLAVEPPGKNCPLLTHPKTVITPHTGSLTDTTYRNMCLQTVENVLAILSGKEPDSSVVFNRDDLTG
- a CDS encoding VOC family protein; the encoded protein is MAKAVKINHVTLIVDNLEKATEFYEKELGLEPLPAFNFDYPAQFFIINDDQQLHLTEWEDTTSFRGHLCLQVDDFNAIFKRMKELQVVDVEPWGKVRRLPDGAMQMFVRDPSGNLVELSSDPEAQIDPEIFEDSLFGEGLYKSNREDNRGLKSDNATLYHKKK
- a CDS encoding mandelate racemase/muconate lactonizing enzyme family protein, whose translation is MIITNVEAFWLQCPIAESKQHISDYGLLTHFDMTLIVVTTKSGLKGFGEAKAAVGSSGVCASIVSCVENELKPLLVGKDARNITRIWEHLYNGTRDHYALSRGRKFPILGRRGTTISAISGIDTALWDLKGKSLEKPIVEILGGSCRDSMPAYASGGWADADQIGEQLGGYVSRGFQAVKMRVGVMDNTVNNSVKRVEAAREAVGPEVKIMTDAHGTFSVPEAKQFCRRVEDCNLYWFEEPVSPDNPKGTAEVRASTTIPIAAGESEYTSFDIRDLIQLRAIDVVQPDAAIIGGISETMKTAHLASVFQLELAPHCWGSAFSFMAGVHAAFASPSATIIEFSLGGNPMMYELVEESIEVSDGTISAPEKPGLGLTPNWDFIREYSQTV
- a CDS encoding sugar phosphate isomerase/epimerase, whose amino-acid sequence is MELSIHSWMRSEPIETTIERIAGLGYKKLEIEGEPYTYDTKKVGKLLKDHGISCWGSVTLMMEQRNLLARDENQRAASIQYVKDVIRMVHELGGQMIALVPGTVGKLVPDGTPEEEWEWAVGAMKEIYEYSESMEVLIGIEPINRFETYFINRGDQALALAKEIGPNCGVCLDVFHMNLEEDDMFEAIRRTKGRLNGFHVADNNRFAPGMGTLNWPKIIETLKEIDYDEALSVEFCPPVDRTPANLYPDMIEENPVGLTAEQKKFIEDHGSSSITESFYTELTRKSAETLLPLIR